GCGCCGTTAAACATTATGATCCTGATTTTGTCATGTCGGAAGAAGAGATCAAATTATTGGTGTCCCAGGCGATGTTGACACCCACGGCATTCAACATCCAACATTGGCGTTTTGTGTTGGTTCGTGATCCTGAATTGCGCAGCCAGCTTCGAGCCGTAGGTTGGGATCAATCGCAAATTACCGATGCCTCGCTGCTCTTTATCTTATGCGGCGATAGGAAGGCTTGGGAGAAAGAGTCTGAGCGTTATTGGCGCAGCATGACTCCGGAATTACAAAAGGCAACTGTTGCTTCCATCGATGCTTATTATCGGGGCAAAGAACAGGTTCAGCGGGATGAAGTGATGCGCTCCTGCGGTATGGCGGCGCAGACGCTCATGCTCACTGCAAAAAGCATGGGCTACGATTCCAGTCCCATGGTGGGTTTTGATTTCGAGGCCGTCGCGCGGCTCATCAATTTACCCAAAGACCATGTCGTTGTCATGATGCTTGCCATCGGTAAGGGCATTAAGCCGGCCCGTCCGCGGGGCGGTCAGCTGCCGATGGATGAAGTCTTAATTCTCGATCGCTTTTCCTAAGTCAGCTTGTATTTTCACCATAGACTAAACACATGATTTGTTCGGCGATCTCTTCAGCTGCAAAAGGTTTCGCCAATGCTTTGGCGGCTTCGCCCATTTCATCTTGGCTTTCTCGATCAGCCATAAAGCCTCGCAATAAGCTTGTAAGCGCGTCGCCGGTACATTCATCGTCAAGCAGTACCCGCGCTGCACCGGCTTTTTCAAAAGCACGGGCGTTGTCCTCTTGATGATTGTCGGCAGCGTGGGGGTAAGGCACGAGTATGGAAGCTTTGCCCATGGCTGCCAACTCCGCTGTAGTGGACGCGCCGGATCGGGAAATTACGATATCTGCGGCGGCGCAT
The nucleotide sequence above comes from Candidatus Hydrogenedentota bacterium. Encoded proteins:
- a CDS encoding nitroreductase family protein, which codes for MQLYDAVQKRRAVKHYDPDFVMSEEEIKLLVSQAMLTPTAFNIQHWRFVLVRDPELRSQLRAVGWDQSQITDASLLFILCGDRKAWEKESERYWRSMTPELQKATVASIDAYYRGKEQVQRDEVMRSCGMAAQTLMLTAKSMGYDSSPMVGFDFEAVARLINLPKDHVVVMMLAIGKGIKPARPRGGQLPMDEVLILDRFS
- a CDS encoding UDP-N-acetylglucosamine--N-acetylmuramyl-(pentapeptide) pyrophosphoryl-undecaprenol N-acetylglucosamine transferase, giving the protein FTVLVVGGSQGAKSLNRATAALLHAFTEEEIQIIWSVGAKSLMEAQELAADAPVKPHIYGYIEDMAAACAAADIVISRSGASTTAELAAMGKASILVPYPHAADNHQEDNARAFEKAGAARVLLDDECTGDALTSLLRGFMADRESQDEMGEAAKALAKPFAAEEIAEQIMCLVYGENTS